From one Mustela nigripes isolate SB6536 chromosome 16, MUSNIG.SB6536, whole genome shotgun sequence genomic stretch:
- the LOC132004120 gene encoding keratin, type I cuticular Ha7-like: protein MTSCYISSSQCPGSTRLPAPTSVYGPSMDLVTQPGAEARAASLCLSATVAHANRPRVGATPLGKPSLCMPFSCCTACPLPGTCNIPGNIGVCENYAEGAPNGHEKVTMKFLNDRLANYLEKVRQLERDNEELEIKIRESSKCHESTICPDYQSYFQTIKELQQKILCSKAENTRMIIQVDNAKLAADDFRIKHESEHALRQVIEADMCGMHKLMDDLSLAKADLEAQQESLKEELLCLKKNHEQEVSILRSQLGDKLQIKLDVEPTVDMSRVLQEMRCHYEAMVQTNHNDLEEWFRDQSESISKQDMSCSEELRCCQSEILELRRMVNALEVELQAQHTLKDCLQNSLCEADARFGTELAQMQVLISNVEEQLSEIRGDLERQNQEYQVLLDVKARLECEIATYRKLLESEDCKLPMNPCSMAASCVLCPGCAPATCSPL from the exons ATGACTTCCTGCTACATCAGCTCATCCCAGTGTCCGGGCAGCACCAGGTTGCCTGCCCCAACAAGTGTCTATGGCCCCTCCATGGACCTTGTGACCCAGcctggggcagaggccagggctgCCTCCCTGTGCCTGTCAGCCACCGTGGCACATGCCAACCGACCACGTGTGGGGGCGACCCCTCTGGGAAAACCCAGCCTGTGCATGCCCTTCAGTTGCTGCACCGCTTGCCCCTTGCCAGGGACCTGCAACATTCCTGGCAACATTGGAGTCTGTGAGAACTATGCGGAAGGCGCCCCGAATGGCCATGAGAAGGTAACCATGAAGTTCTTGAATGACCGTCTGGCCAACTACCTGGAGAAGGTACGCCAGCTGGAGCGGGACAACGAGGAGCTGGAGATCAAGATCCGAGAGTCAAGCAAATGTCATGAATCTACCATATGCCCAGACTACCAGTCCTACTTCCAGACCATCAAGGAGCTCCAGCAGAAG ATCCTGTGCAGCAAGGCTGAGAATACCAGGATGATTATCCAAGTTGACAATGCCAAGCTGGCAGCTGATGACTTCAGAATCAA GCACGAGAGTGAGCACGCCCTGCGCCAAGTGATAGAGGCAGACATGTGTGGGATGCACAAGCTCATGGATGACCTGAGCTTGGCCAAGGCTGACCTGGAGGCCCAGCAGGAGTCCCTGAAGGAAGAGCTTCTCTGCCTCAAGAAGAACCACGAACAG GAAGTGAGCATTCTGAGGAGCCAGCTTGGGGACAAGCTCCAGATTAAGCTGGACGTGGAGCCCACCGTGGACATGAGCAGGGTGCTTCAGGAGATGCGGTGCCACTATGAGGCCATGGTGCAGACCAACCACAATGATCTGGAAGAGTGGTTCCGAGATCAG TCTGAAAGCATCAGCAAGCAGGACATGTCATGCTCCGAGGAGCTGCGGTGCTGCCAGTCGGAGATCCTGGAGCTGAGACGCATGGTGAACGCCCTGGAGGTGGAGCTTCAGGCCCAGCACACGCTG AAAGACTGTCTGCAGAACTCCCTGTGTGAAGCTGATGCCCGCTTTGGCACCGAGCTGGCCCAGATGCAGGTGTTGATCAGCAACGTGGAGGAGCAGCTGTCCGAGATCCGGGGTGACCTGGAGCGGCAGAATCAGGAGTACCAGGTGCTGCTGGACGTCAAGGCCCGACTGGAGTGCGAGATTGCCACGTACCGGAAACTTCTGGAGAGCGAGGACTGCAA acTCCCCATGAATCCCTGCTCTATGGCTGCCTCCTGTGTCCTTTGTCCAGGCTGTGCCCCTGCCACCTGCAGCCCTCTCTAA